Proteins encoded by one window of Deinococcus planocerae:
- a CDS encoding TetR/AcrR family transcriptional regulator: MTNSDRTPHPRRKGPGREEGKRRTRQQLLDAALTVFAREGFHAARLDDVAREAGLTKGAVYSNFASKEDLFLALYDHRLGEVAPRMVQAFARPGDERLEAIEAVLGEAAPNSTWLQLELEFCLFALRHESARLKLAERGRWVRQALHAALETHSVTLDRPLPVSVGVLAWTLPALTLALELQANVMPEDRPARVWPTLLRTLVGQESSRPSRAEEGCSSEGC, encoded by the coding sequence GTGACCAACAGCGACCGAACCCCTCATCCACGACGAAAGGGCCCCGGACGTGAGGAGGGCAAGCGCCGGACCCGGCAACAGCTTCTTGATGCCGCCCTGACGGTCTTCGCCCGGGAGGGCTTTCACGCCGCCCGTCTCGATGACGTGGCGCGTGAGGCGGGGCTGACCAAGGGCGCGGTGTATTCCAACTTCGCCTCCAAAGAGGACCTGTTCCTCGCCCTGTATGACCACCGCCTGGGTGAGGTCGCGCCCCGGATGGTGCAGGCCTTCGCCCGTCCGGGTGACGAGCGTTTGGAGGCCATCGAGGCCGTGCTGGGCGAGGCGGCCCCGAACTCGACCTGGCTGCAACTTGAACTGGAGTTCTGCCTGTTTGCCCTGCGTCACGAGTCGGCCCGCCTCAAGCTGGCCGAGCGCGGTCGCTGGGTCCGGCAGGCCTTACACGCCGCCCTGGAAACACATTCGGTCACGCTCGACCGTCCCCTCCCCGTGAGTGTGGGGGTGCTGGCCTGGACCCTGCCTGCGCTTACCCTCGCGCTGGAGTTGCAGGCGAACGTGATGCCCGAGGATCGTCCGGCCCGCGTGTGGCCGACCTTGCTCCGGACGCTCGTGGGCCAGGAGTCGTCACGTCCTTCCCGAGCCGAAGAGGGCTGCTCTTCGGAGGGCTGCTGA